The Blastocatellia bacterium genome has a window encoding:
- a CDS encoding pyridoxal phosphate-dependent aminotransferase, translating to MSQQLEARRRAGLPILDLTESNPTRCGLSYPDDILSVLGKPESLVYEPSPKGMLPARQAVAAYYAGKGVSVDPDQIILTASTSEAYSFLFRLLANPGDCVLVPRPSYPLLDFLATINDVELVAYPLVYSGQWHIDLTDIHRLITARTRAIVVVSPNNPTGSWLHRQELSELVAACRAHGLALICDEVFADYPFSTNADRVVTVAGATDVLAFALGGISKLLGLPQMKLAWLCASGPAGLLGEALARLEVIADTYLSVNTPVQHALPRWMAQRVRLSQPILSRVLVNRQYLLNRLKATSTCECLDAEGGWYAVIRVPCTYPEEELVLTLLEQDGVLIHPGYFFDFAADGYLVASLLPPPDVFQAGIEKILHRVGD from the coding sequence TTGAGTCAACAGCTCGAGGCACGGCGCCGCGCCGGGCTGCCGATCCTGGATTTGACCGAATCAAATCCGACGCGCTGCGGCTTGAGCTATCCCGACGACATTCTCTCGGTCTTAGGCAAACCTGAAAGCCTTGTTTACGAACCATCGCCAAAAGGCATGTTGCCAGCGCGGCAGGCAGTCGCTGCCTATTACGCCGGCAAAGGCGTTTCTGTTGATCCTGACCAAATCATATTAACCGCCAGCACGAGCGAAGCCTATTCATTCCTGTTTCGCCTGTTGGCCAATCCGGGCGACTGCGTGCTTGTGCCACGACCGAGCTATCCGCTGTTGGATTTCCTGGCAACAATCAATGACGTCGAGCTGGTTGCATATCCGTTGGTCTACAGCGGCCAGTGGCATATTGATCTGACTGACATCCACCGGTTGATCACGGCTCGGACGCGGGCCATTGTGGTCGTCAGTCCCAACAATCCGACCGGCTCGTGGTTGCACCGTCAAGAATTGAGCGAGCTGGTCGCTGCCTGTCGCGCGCATGGTCTGGCGCTCATCTGCGACGAAGTTTTTGCCGATTATCCATTCTCGACCAATGCTGATCGCGTGGTCACGGTGGCTGGCGCGACTGATGTGCTGGCTTTTGCGCTTGGTGGCATCTCCAAGTTGCTAGGCTTGCCGCAGATGAAGCTAGCATGGCTTTGTGCGAGCGGTCCCGCCGGTCTGCTCGGCGAGGCGTTGGCTCGATTGGAGGTCATCGCCGATACTTATCTGTCTGTCAATACACCTGTGCAACACGCTTTGCCGCGCTGGATGGCGCAACGCGTTCGGCTCAGTCAACCAATTCTGAGTCGCGTATTGGTTAATCGTCAGTACCTGCTCAACCGATTGAAAGCCACTTCGACGTGCGAATGTCTGGATGCAGAGGGCGGCTGGTATGCGGTTATTCGTGTTCCCTGTACATACCCCGAGGAAGAGCTGGTACTGACGCTGCTTGAGCAAGACGGCGTGTTGATTCATCCAGGCTACTTCTTCGACTTTGCTGCTGATGGATATTTGGTCGCTAGTTTGCTACCGCCGCCCGATGTATTTCAGGCTGGCATCGAGAAGATATTGCATCGAGTCGGGGATTGA